The Helicoverpa armigera isolate CAAS_96S chromosome 18, ASM3070526v1, whole genome shotgun sequence genome segment GTTGTCAGTAAGCCTGTTAGTGATGGGCGTACGCCTATAAGTTGATCCAATTTAAACACTACTCCATTTTCTATTATTACTATTATGTACTTTGTAATCTTTATTTAGCAAACTAAAGAAGACTTATGCAAGGCTGAATGTTTAATGCAACAATTTTGCATCATTTATCAAAGCTAGGATAGCTTTTGCAGCAATTTGTTCGTGTAGAGTCCGAGGCATATTGACAATAACAGTTTGAGTTTGGCTTTCATTTCAACATCCTTGACCAGTCGATATGTGACTACAACCACAACCATGGAtaccgggttgcccggataactgggttgaagaggacAGATAGTCACTCGCTCCATTTAAAACAGTGATACTCAgttgcatctagttagactgaaagctgaccccaatgTAGTAGGAAAAAGCTAGGCCGATGATGACCTTTGCGATTAGACTTTGTTAAGGTGAGCTTCTTTAAAACACAAACgaatatttttgtacctatctgGTGTTCCGTTCGGTCTCGAGAGGGATTTAACTTATCCTGCCTTTACAAGAAGATATAAAACCGTATTTTATGTTACGTACGGATCGAGTCGTTGCTTCGAGAAATAACATTTCTAGAGGTAGAAAAGCATTATAAGTATTGTCTCGCTGACATGTACCTGCACTAcctgcattttatttaaaaggtgaCTTTAATAAAAAGGATAAATAGTATCCCCATTTCTTACTGTATATGTATGATTCGTTGTTAGTCTCTTGTTCGCGTACACCTGCCAATATTTGTTGCTGCAATATCTGCTAAATTGTACGCAGGTAAAATGTGTTCCAGATTGTATTAAAGTGATATGGGAAAACTGAAACTGTTCGACCGAACGGCATACAAAAGCTATCGAGATAAAAATCCAATTTGCTAGGAAGTGCAATACCCATACCGCACTATGACAGAGTAAAATGTGTAGTGTTTGACATGCATTCTAAGCAGACACGAGTTATGTATCGAGAAATATTGTGGTTTAGATATCCACGTGGACAGGCAATAAAGCTTACTTACTTCCAATAGCCGTTACCTGTATAATGCCCACGTCGCTTAAAAGACTAATTGGCGCAAATTGTTAGTGCCCTTTTTAAAACGCCCACATTCTATATCAAACTGTCATTTAAACAATTGTCTCGGGATTTTGGAAATTTAACTAGTTATCTTTTGTCCACAGGTCGAGAACGTAGCGAACGTATGCACGCACGCGCTATGCGTTGCGCCTGCGTCGCTCGGCGCGCGGGAGTTGCTGACGCGTTCCGTGAACGCGCCGCAAGCCATCGCCGCCGTTGTATACGGGCTGGCATTGTGCCTCCTGTTCGCGGTGTCCACCACCTTCCATTCAGTATGCTGTTGTAGGTCTGATACGTGAGTTGAAAATTACAAACAGTATTTTGTGCTTAATTGCTTTTCATCGCTTCAGATCTTCCTTCAAAgtaaaactgatttaaatgtCACACGGTCGTATTATCACACGTTATAACAAACCTCCACCTCGCAAAGATCGCTTTAACGTGAAATAATATGGCCGCTGAAAGTAATGTTATTAACACTAAAGTTGCACTAACTCGCCACTAAGGCATAAAGATTTTAATGTCAGCTCTGTTTATCGTGAGCCACACGTCTGCTGCTCTGCGAGCTTTCCACGAGCTTTTAATTAGGTACCAGTTCAACTTAGTAATTTTGGTTATTGTATGGAACATGAAACTGCTGTGAAATAAATGGGCATCATTCGAGTTAGTACCAAAAAGCATAAGATAAATTCCATTACAGACGTTTTGaaagttaataaattgtttgaaatGCCGATACGCCACTTAAGGACCTCTTTAGATCATAGATATTGGACCGTCCTGCGGCTCAGGCGTAccaaaatatagtttataattACTTTGAAGTCGACCTACTACGTCCTTGGGTATCAAATGGCCCTCTTCGCCAGCTTCAATCACTTGTATCGAAAGTAATGTGTAAAGTTTGCACTCTCGCACAAAACTTTGACCGTTTCTACCAAAGTTTTTCGAACGAAACTGCGGTAGGTTTTAGCTAAGTAAGAACTCGCCCTCGTTACATATCTTTGCAATGACCCACCCCATATTTTCCGTTGTAATGTGGGACTGGCCTCGATTATGTGCGATCGaacgtatttttttactctgagTATTGCGAAGAAATGACAGGTACAAAAATAGCATACATTTGGATGGATTACGTTCTGTATTGTATGGcgacaaataaatgtttgttaatCTTCGTATTCAGCCAGAGTGATTACTAAGCAGTAATAATTCGCTAAGGGTAATTGCGTTCTCATGGGATGGAGAGTGAGCTGTTCCCAATTCATTAGGGAACATTCCAAACACTGCCTTCTAATTGAAAATCTTTTACTTAAACGAAGGCCCACATTTTCCTTTCCTTTTTATGGGTTTCGTGCCAGTTCATATTGCCTACATACTCGTACAGTTAAGCTACATGCTATACGTGTCAATAATCGCCAAAATGGCTTCtaaaataggtaatttaatatCCAGCCAAGGCTACAAAGATTAGCTTGATCCTATCAAACTAGCTTTGGCGTGTATCGAATATTACGTTTTATATGAAATTCTACGTGATATGTCTCACAAAACGTAGGCGGTTGAGGATCGCATGTATGAACACCTATTGTAGGTACAGTATTGTGTCATCGATCTATAGGACTTGGTTGTTACGGTAACGATATAATATTTCGCATACCTACTAAAGGATTTTCTCACAGAGACTTATAGCAATACTGATCATGGCGTCGGTCGTATACCTAAATTCCCAACATCTGCTAACTTGGTTAACTTCGCATAAAGCTTTACAGCCAACACAAATTTCCTATTTATTGAGCCATAAATTCCCTGATCGAACTGGATAGGGATGAATGCGGTGATTAATTAGGGCAAGGTCACTCCGGGAATGCAAGCAATGCTTTAGCGCTCGTAGTTACAGTTCCAACGTTTCAACCAGTGGCAACAATTATTTCGACAGCGgaatctttgaaataaaacctttgaaactaattaagttaattagCCCTTGATCAGTCAAGCGCAACATTTTGACAAAGGCTTTTGAAATTCCCAACGAGTGTAGAATAGCGTCATTACTGTTTGTGGCATCGTTGTTGGCTGGTTTTATCTTTAAAAGTAAAGATCTGAGTGAAAGATTTCCAGCTGTAACTGGGAAAGACAACTGAAGTACGAAAAAGCCGCAATTATACCTCTCTCGTGCTGGATTCATTTTCAGTCCAGTTACAAAATGGTTTCTTCTAGTAAGTgtaaaaattatgcaaatctTACTCGgctttcttttttcaaatatgcATAACAATGCAATTGTTCTGGAAATAACAGATGAATTAAACTGAAGAAGACTTCAGGCTTTGAAAGGATTATTTGACGGACTTACCAATCAACGTAAAACATAATCGGTCTATAAATAGCTCTATTGTTAAAGTTCAAACTTTCCTGTGAACTTGTCATGAATAGGCTGACTTTTTAAACAATCTTATCGATTAATCTTAAATGGCGAAGTCATTTCAGTTGGATCCAATTAATTCAACGAACCGATGCGTAATTCCAATACGAATTTGAGAAGGGTAATCGGAATTAGCAATACACCTTTGACCTTTTGTAATTGGTAATTATCTCGTCTTCGCTTGTGTAGGTTTACATGGATCTGCTGACTTCGATATGGGTCTTCAAACAATAATTACTAATTACTATGTATTGTTCACCTGTCTTGTTTCATCATGAAGCTCTCCGTCGTCGCACATCAGACAAAATTAAGATTTAGTAAAGCGTCGTGACTGGCAGTTCCTACAACTCGTATGCAAATATTCATGACGAAACAAAAGCAGGAACTACCCTAATAACAAAAGACCACTATCGTAGTCGTACTACGTAAGATAATGGCTTCCAACAACGATGGTTATGATTGGAAGTCTGCCAATTCAGATAGTCTTACCATCTGTGGGTCTTTAATCATGTCGCTGTGGTGTAGAATCATCAATATCGCCATAGTATCCGTTGGAGCAATCTGTGTTGCCATGCTCTGACTCTGCAGCTCTTGTTCCACCGTGTATGATTTAGGTGTTATTCAACGCTTCATAGTGACAAGTCTCCTCGTGTATACGGATGTCGGTCTCCGCTAGACGTACAGCTGATTTATTGCCACTTTACACGTACCCTTGTTGCTCCTCGTGACAGCCGGCTAGATTAAAAAATAGTCTTGTATCAAGACGAGTGTCGGTTATATCACAAATATTCTCTGTGTAGACACGAAGTTGTGATTTTATTGcccttattttttatatacttctCATGTTTATTACATTCTAGGAGTAACATATTGAAGGCTGTAACAAGAGCAGTATGAAATCGAAGCAACTTAAAAACTAGTTAAACTACgctctattattaattatacctaatgGACGTGGAAGAATTATGTACAAAGCCCCTGGGCCTAGTTAGGTGCGGAGGAATCTTTGAGGCTTAAATTGATATAAGTACAGTGGGAACTTTGGGAATACTCTTGAAACCTAGTGTAAACTAGGCTTTTAACGTAACACGGCTTGTTTCAATTTTGGCCAACTCCAATTCTACATTAATTatacagatacgtacatttaaagtttttataaaggCTTGTAAAATGCTTTTTATAACACTGCTAAATTGTTTAAGCAAAGTGctaacaaagtaaataaccTAAATAGTAAAACAGCACACGAACCTGTTTGAGACCTAAATGAACACGCAATTTTTGGCATAAACCTTCACCCCAACAAAAACACAGGTTATTTCATTAGGAAGTACGTGCTACGTGATACAATTACCCCGAAGTATTTCCCACTACACACGCCTCACAAAATTGTTCcagtgaataattaatttattgccgCTATAGGCCTTGGCACAGGGGGTCTATCATCAAATTCTATTCTCGAAGCTAAGTTGCTTACATTGCCAAGAATTTGTAACAACCTTATTATTTATGGAATatgatgaagatttttttgttgtggtGCTAATTGTGATTTTCTTTTGACTGTTGCAACGTTTACATGTTGGTAATGGTTTTTCTATATCTTAAAAAGCTTGCATGCTTCCACACTCTCTAGTGaaattattaacattttctCCTACATCTGTCATCTTTTAAAGTTAAGTTTCCTTTACATCAAcagatacacaatattaaaatataacgtCTCACAAGGGTTTATCCGTTTTTTTCCATCAAATGGAAAGTCAGGCACAGACGGCCTTTACAGCCAGTGAGCGAGAGGGGACGCGCAGCCAAGCAAGAGGGTTGCAACTGCCTCGGGGACGCCTCAAAGAGATTAATCCTGGCTATAGACTATACAGATGGAAGTGATATTAGGGACCGGCCAACCTACACGTACCTACACAGTTCTATCTATAGCAACTGTTTACAGAGTAAGGGATGTCTAATTTTAGAGCTCTGCCGAAGCCGGATTTATAGATGAAATAACAAAGCCGTCTCTCAACAAAATTAACGCgatcaaatatttgaaaaatatagttGTGTGTATCATATTCGTTACGTATTGCAACAGAAAACGGGAACTAGTTTCCTAAattgctttataaataaaaaaatacgcagCCGGTAATTTCCTTTGAAAAGTTTACAAATGGTGGGCATTCGAATGAATGATAAATTACAGTGTAATTTCGATGAACGATGTGGATCGTTTACTAAACGGTCCAATTTTATCGTCGAGCACATGGTCATTGCTGGTGACTAATGATATGAATTCAATAATAACGTTATTGGCATTCTATTTTTTATCGCTTAAGATGATAATAATTCATCGTTCGActtgtaaacaataaacaaacatgtAAATGGTGGCACCGGGTAATTTATAGTTAAAAGTTACATAATGTATCAGTAGGACTACTGTGTTTTTATTGTGTACTGTAGTCTAAAAATGGGAGCTTAAACAATCAAGTATGCTTTGCTGTATCTGACACAAATCGACACAATGCATGAAAAATGGCTCCGTCTACAAGCTTGTATGGAAATAATTTCAGCCGCGTTACATTGCTCGTGGTATGGAAATTAGATTTCTGACACATTTCAGATACAATTTTCTGTATTCTGTAGAGCTCGTGTCGGAATAtgtttaaattgataaaatatattgaacGGAACGGATATTAATGTACTCTGTTGATAGCTTGCGAGATGAGAACGGATCGTAGCTTCTTTACGTATTATGCATATTACACGTTGTTTGAGATATTATGCTTTCAAACAATGTGTAAGCTGAAGCACAATATTTTTCGAAAGAGGCTCTTGGACTACGTGGTGAAGTGTGGGTAATTTTACCAATCGGATTATCAATTGCCGTACCAAATATAATGAACTTTTAATTGGAAACCAGTAAAGATGTACGTTCTACAACTGAATTTGCTTTTTGTTACGAAGTATCAACGTGCTCAATTTTTGCCTATAAGGCAAAATTTCAGCTTTACTCTAAGCACCTGTACAAAACATAATAGTCACGTTTACGAAGCCTTGGTAACTTGAACGAAAGCCTGCAAACGACATAGTTTCATGAAGGgtgttatgttttataaatagcaaGTCCTTGTAAGTACTAAGGCTTCATCTGCTGGAGCAAGGTCGGTCGCAGGAAATGGCTCGTTAAGACCACAACGTTTAGGCTATTGAGATGTGTTACCGTACGACATGCGGTTTTGAATTAGTGTATTGTGTGGGTGAAGAATGGCAAAGGCAACGATGGATTACCTCAATGGCTGAATGGCTAAATTGGATTTAATTTTCCACTTTAGATTGAAAAGGATGTCTTTTGCATAGCTATTTTTGGCCGTTAAGTGATAGTTAGGAGAAATGTACCTGAGTTTTTCATCAAAAGAATTTCGACAACGCGTTTAATCATATTACGATATTTTCAGATCTAATATTATACATGAAGATTGATTTGATTtcagttattttagtttttgttttatatatatCTAGTGTATTCTCATAGTGATAAAGGACAATGACTCTGTGTATATCGTATCAATGACTCTTTCCCTGAATAAGTAAGGGTTAAAAGATCGTAAAGGGCGAACGATACCGCGTAGGGATTACACGACCTACTCTAACGCCCATTGTTGTCTTTAAGTATGctatcatttgaatatttaattgggGTTATGCAAAACGATAGATTTATCACCGGGAGCAAGAAACTGTTTACGTATGCCATTTAAAACGATTTGGTATTTGCGTTCTTCAAGTCCTGGCTTGGCTGTTGAATCAGTCTAGTGGAATGCAATGGGATTAAGGAACAAatgcttttctttattttaatatcatccAGCTAGGCACTATAGGCATTGAGTAACCTAGTTATAGTTTTCCCAGCAACAAAGCCTGGATTGAGTGGTTAAAGCCACGTATAATAGGCTTACGTTAAGCTATGCAGAGCTCAGAGCTGAATATGCTGTGTGTTGGATGCTCTTTTCCAGTGAATTAAACTTTTCTTAAACAAGTCGTAGAACTATCAATTTTCAGTTGCCTTCAGAtaacagcctttttataacaaaaaaatatatttgcatgTACTGAATTTGAGAGTAATTTATCCTTTTCAGAGTGGAATACTATAAGTGTGAACGGTTTTAAAACTTCGCGAGTGTGGACGCTATCGTGTCACTGTGTCAAGATTTGCTTTTACACTCTGCAAGAGATGAGTGGGCTTATTTTTGGTCGAGAACCAAACCAAAGGCCAACGAAGCCCTGTCTGCAGTTTTAATAGACTTTAGCTAGCTACGCGCTCTtggaaaaattatatatttatcttttgACATTATCTAGCCACAAAACCTCAGACACCTCGAGTAAAGCTTACAAGGAAGGATCCTTTTTTTGCCAACACAAAAATTTGTGCGTTCCTGGCTTTTTCACAGTATTCTCTATGCAACTTTAGCGTTAATAACATACGTAATATTCATATAGCATCATCCTTGCTCATGCACTTTAAACCACTGCAATTAATTGATCAGCCTGTACCATAAAACCAAGCTAGCATACTTCTAATGTTAATTCTATACTAAACTGTTTGTGCTAAATGCGAACTAAATTTCACAGTAAAATGAAACACTTCCTGCACCGTTGCGACCGGGCAATGATTTACATATTCATCGCGAGTTCGTACTTCCCGTGGCTGACGGTGGGCACGCTGTCCTGCTGGATGTTGAGAGAACTGCGGTGGGTGATCTGGCTGCTGGCAGTCCTCGGCATCACGTACCAGCAGATCTTCCACGAGCGATACAAGATGTTGGAGCTGCTCCTATATCTGGTCATGGGGCTAGGTCCGGCGGCCATCATTGTCACGTCTAATGTACGTCTATTGCTTTGTAACATGATGCTTTTGGCACGGCAACTGCTTTGACGAAAGTTATGGGCACGAGTACTAAAGTTTCTTTACTTAagtaaactaaattaattttgtaaaaaaagtttctaACAAGATTTTTTGCGTATTCTGTGAGTCTAACCGTGATCTTTACCTTTGAGGTGCTTGTATACCTGACGCAGTGTGAATAAACGTGACCTATCACCTATCAAGTGCAGTTGCTGTGCTAAGAACATACGTGTGGCCTGACTGTTTGCATGCTTTATACTTTGACTTAGGGCCTGCAATGAGAATGTATTCAACCGTGTTATGTATGCGTTTCCTTCGTAACCACCAGCTTAGTACCACAGAAAGTGTAACTTAGGGCTATACAATTTGGTCGGATTCAAACGTTTCATGTTTGTATTACTCATTAACCTTTACGTTGCGGGTTGTTATTACAGTGTTTAGTAATTACCGAGTTTGCCCCGGCTGCGAAGAACGCAGCACCTTTGCGCACATTCTCTGCGCGGTCTTAGTTTCGCTTTTGCACGTGTGTGTTTGCTTGCTTGAGGTTACGTAATGCCGTTCATGTGTACGACGTATTAAGTAGATTGGAGTAATGTTTCTTGTGTAACTTTTTATTGTTGTGCCTTGTTTATTGTGGTTGTTTAGATTTAGAGTTGTATTGGAAGGTTACGATCAGAGTTGGCGTGAGTTTTATCGGTACTACACAAATGCCATTGTTAGTGCATTTTTCTAAtgtttaaaagtaaacataatGCATTGATTACGTGAGCTTGTCAAATCGTAAATCTAATATAACGTCTTTGATATCAAAATCTTCCTACAGTTTTATTTCTGAAAGCGGAAAAGCAGTATTATTCATGCAGGGTATTGGATCCAATCGGAGCCGCTTCAGTCGCGAAAACAAaagctttaaaattttaaaccttGACCGCGTCCGACATTCAAGATAAGCGAGAACTCGgtgtaaattaaattgattacgGTGAACGGCTGGCTTAAAtaatcggcttttaattttccCGATAGCTGCTGTGTAGGAACGAATATGCGACCCGTAATCACGCGCGTGGGACCAGAAAGGTTAGACATATGGCTTATGTTTTACTTATAGAACACTGTCGACATGTTATGTGTGCCCTTTGACCTGATAAAAATACTAATCATAAATTCCTTTACGTGTTTTGTTCTTCCAAtagatattgcaaaaaaaattgtgcGAATATGTATTGCAGTAGGTATGTCTAATACAGTATTTTCTTTCCACATTACGTC includes the following:
- the LOC110375814 gene encoding monocyte to macrophage differentiation factor — translated: MGDVLSLFSVIIMKFKSKFNESKIYFHYDLPWEKLKTVKWMNEKATANRAYVPTTVENVANVCTHALCVAPASLGARELLTRSVNAPQAIAAVVYGLALCLLFAVSTTFHSVCCCRSDTKMKHFLHRCDRAMIYIFIASSYFPWLTVGTLSCWMLRELRWVIWLLAVLGITYQQIFHERYKMLELLLYLVMGLGPAAIIVTSNHQFPAMSDLKLGGMLYLTGVFFFKSDGRIPFAHAIWHIFVALAATVHYLAILRHLFPELHQSH